The following coding sequences are from one Triticum dicoccoides isolate Atlit2015 ecotype Zavitan chromosome 4A, WEW_v2.0, whole genome shotgun sequence window:
- the LOC119287980 gene encoding probable aminotransferase ACS12 — protein sequence MSRKGDRADKKPHNPRSPRGVGGDREGGGRQQRRADGGMRIVVPLQGVVQGRGGLVLGSLIPCALFYFLQLYIKRNRPPPGSPTPAAPSSASPAAAAGPLSPIHRSLSRGLLSPRALPALSARGAVVRAGDEDSLYYAGLRRCADDPYHPASNPSGVIQLGLAENHLSLDLVREWMEEHAGPAMTPGGGDEERDLTISGLATYQPYDGILALKMALAGFMRQIMHESVSFDPSQMVITSGATPAMEILSFCIADPGNAFLVPSPYYPGWDRDIKWRTGIELIPVPCRSTDNFNISITALEIAYNQAKKRGVRVRGVLISNPSNPTGSFVPKHTLRDLLDFATEKNIHLISDEVFAGSTFGSGEFVSVAEVVNELEDFDRGRVHIIYGLSKDLSLAGFRVGVIYSYNESIVEAAAKIARFSSVSTPTQRLLVAMLSDQKFISNYLKVNRERLRKAYNLLVDALKQVGIECFKSSGGFYCWADMSKFIRSYSEKGERRLWDRLLEEAKVNVTPGSSCHCIEPGWFRCCFTTLRERDIPVVVERLRRVTASHKSNR from the exons ATGAGCAGGAAGGGCGACCGCGCCGACAAGAAGCCCCACAACCCGAGATCACCGCGCGGCGTCGGGGGCGACAGGGAGGGCGGCGGCCGGCAGCAGCGGAGGGCGGACGGGGGGATGCGCATCGTGGTGCCGCTGCAGGGGGTGGTGCAGGGCCGCGGGGGGCTCGTCCTCGGCTCCCTCATCCCCTGCGCGCTCTTCTACTTCCTCCAGCTCTACATCAAGCGCAACCGCCCGCCGCCGGGCTCCCCCacgccggccgccccctcctccgccTCACCCGCGGCCGCGGCGGGCCCGCTCTCGCCGATCCACCGCTCCCTCTCGCGGGGCCTGCTCTCCCCGCGCGCGCTCCCGGCCCTCTCCGCCCGCGGCGCCGTCGTCCGCGCCGGTGACGAGGACTCCCTCTACTACGCCGGCCTCCGCCGCTGCGCCGACGACCCCTACCACCCCGCCTCCAACCCCTCCGGCGTCATCCAGCTCGGCCTCGCCGAGAACCAC CTGTCCCTGGATTTGGTGAGGGAATGGATGGAGGAGCACGCGGGGCCGGCGATGACGCCGGGCGGAGGCGACGAGGAGAGGGACCTCACCATCAGCGGGCTCGCCACGTACCAGCCATACGACGGGATACTTGCCTTGAAGATG GCTCTTGCTGGATTTATGAGGCAAATAATGCATGAGTCAGTATCCTTTGATCCATCTCAAATGGTGATAACATCTGGTGCGACGCCTGCAATGGAAATACTGAGCTTCTGTATTGCTGATCCAGGAAATGCATTTCTTGTTCCGTCACCATACTACCCTGG GTGGGACAGGGACATAAAATGGCGAACTGGTATTGAGTTGATACCCGTTCCTTGCCGTAGCACTGACAACTTTAACATCAGTATCACTGCTCTAGAAATAGCCTATAACCAGGCAAAGAAGCGAGGAGTAAGGGTTCGTGGGGTTCTCATATCTAATCCTTCCAACCCTACAGGAAGCTTTGTTCCCAAGCATACACTGCGTGATCTTCTAGACTTTGCTACTGAGAAGAACATCCACTTGATTTCTGATGAAGTATTTGCTGGCTCAACATTTGGAAGTGGTGAAtttgtcagtgtggcagaggttgtGAACGAGCTAGAAGACTTTGACAGAGGCAGGGTTCACATAATCTACGGGCTCTCAAAAGACCTATCTCTTGCAGGGTTTCGAGTCGGAGTCATATATTCGTATAACGAAAGCATTGTGGAGGCAGCCGCCAAGATTGCCAGATTCTCATCTGTGTCGACCCCGACCCAGCGCCTTCTTGTTGCCATGCTTTCGGACCAGAAGTTTATTTCAAATTACCTGAAAGTTAACAGAGAGAGGCTGCGCAAGGCGTACAATCTGCTCGTTGATGCTTTGAAGCAGGTGGGCATCGAGTGCTTCAAGAGCAGCGGAGGGTTCTACTGCTGGGCAGACATGAGCAAGTTCATCCGGTCTTACAGCGAGAAAGGAGAGCGCAGGCTTTGGGACAGGCTGTTGGAGGAGGCGAAGGTCAATGTCACCCCAGGTTCATCTTGCCATTGCATTGAGCCTGGGTGGTTTAGGTGCTGTTTCACAACGTTGAGGGAGCGGGATATTCCTGTGGTGGTGGAAAGGCTCAGGAGGGTCACAGCTAGCCACAAATCAAACCGCTGA